One Panicum virgatum strain AP13 chromosome 9K, P.virgatum_v5, whole genome shotgun sequence genomic region harbors:
- the LOC120648055 gene encoding uncharacterized protein LOC120648055, protein MIDSNEGQGGNDASIIDGWKGYNNTNRLQDHVGSKCDRFHNTAVKRCDNLLKPDQSIGAHFNKQSNATKENYIIRLTTSIKVVRYLLHQGLTFRCHDESQESTNKGNFLELIQLLAEENDKEQMAVVVWYVDKLGVIKERLIGIVHVKETSASCLKSNIDNLFTKYGLSLKQVRGQGYDGASNMREFNDRSDEVNSKLLTQIASFNPKNSFDAYKFESLMELAQSYPKDFDSTQLKDLARELPIYIDNVRADERFAKFNSISELGRMMVQTTKHLSFPLVSSTEARTCSFYCYRIDGEVLFSDENCEDRTA, encoded by the exons ATGAT AGATTCCAATGAGGGCCAAGGTGGGAATGATGCATCCATAATAGATGGTTGGAAAGGATATAATAACACCAATAGGCTTCAAGATCATGTCGGCAGCAAATGCGATAGATTTCACAACACAGCTGtaaaaagatgtgacaatttGTTGAAGCCAGACCAGTCAATTGGTGCTCATTTCAACAAGCAAAGCAATGCCACTAAAGAGAACTATATCATTCGACTGACTACATCTATCAAAGTTGTTCGATACTTGCTACATCAAGGTTTAACTTTCCGTTGTCACGATGAATCACAAGAGTCTACAAATAAGGGAAATTTTTTAGAGTTGATACAACTTCTGGCAGAAGAAAATGACAAG GAACAAATGGCAGTGGTTGTGTGGTATGTTGACAAGCTTGGGGTCATAAAGGAGAGACTGATTGGAATTGTTCATGTGAAAGAGACGTCAGCTTCATGTCTGAAATCAAACAT AGATAATCTATTTACTAAGTATGGATTGAGCTTAAAACAGGTGAGAGGACAAGGTTATGATGGAGCTAGCAACATGAGAG AGTTCAATGATCGTTCTGATGAGGTGAACTCTAAACTTCTTACCCAGATCGCTTCTTTTAATCCCAAGAATTCTTTTGATGCTTACAAATTTGAGAGTTTGATGGAGTTGGCTCAGTCATACCCAAAAGATTTTGATTCAACACAACTAAAAGATCTTGCACGTGAGCTTCCTATTTACATTGATAATGTGAGAGCTGATGAAAGATTTGCCAAGTTTAATAGTATTTCTGAGCTTGGTAGGATGATGGTGCAGACAACTAaacatctttcttttcctttggtATCATCTACTGAAGCTCGTACTTGTTCTTTCTATTGCTACCGCATCGATGGAGAGGTGCTTTTCAGCGATGAAAATTGTGAAGACCGTACTGCGTAA